One window of Triticum dicoccoides isolate Atlit2015 ecotype Zavitan chromosome 5A, WEW_v2.0, whole genome shotgun sequence genomic DNA carries:
- the LOC119304019 gene encoding glutathione S-transferase F10-like, whose protein sequence is MASVKVFGSPMSAEVARVLMCLFEKDVEFQLIRVDAYRGPKRMPQYLKLQPLGEALTFEDGSLTLSESRGILRHISHKYAMQGNPDLIGTGALERASIEQWLQTEAQSFDEPSAQMVYSLAFLPPAMPQKLNNGDGDGSNGTGAVVNASAKRVTAAGAAKEEEMRKLFEKSQRELEKLLDIYEQRLEEAEYLAGDKFTIADLSHLPNADRLAADPRSRRMFQRRKNVSRWWDKVSQREAWAYVKSLQRPPTSIGAGADAAQNQQQPRTVEARDGSSNSHNYQRDQYADASDGGSNYQRNQSGEHSDYQQSRTGDARY, encoded by the exons ATGGCGAGCGTGAAGGTGTTCGGGTCGCCGATGTCGGCCGAGGTGGCGCGCGTTCTCATGTGCCTGTTCGAGAAGGACGTGGAGTTCCAGCTGATCCGCGTCGACGCCTACCGCGGCCCCAAGCGCATGCCCCAGTACCTCAAGCTCCAGCCCCTCGGCGAGGCGCTCACCTTCGAGGACGGCAGCCTCACCCTCTCCG AGTCGCGGGGCATCCTGCGGCACATCTCGCACAAGTACGCCATGCAGGGCAACCCGGACCTGATCGGCACGGGGGCGCTGGAGCGCGCGTCCATCGAGCAGTGGCTGCAGACCGAGGCGCAGAGCTTCGACGAGCCCAGCGCCCAGATGGTCTACAGCCTCGCCTTCCTGCCGCCCGCCATGCCGCAGAAGCTCAACAACGGCGACGGCGATGGCAGTAATGGCACCGGGGCCGTGGTGAACGCGTCGGCGAAGCGCgtgacggcggcgggggcggccaaggaggaggagatgCGGAAGCTGTTCGAGAAGAGCCAGAGGGAGCTGGAGAAGCTGCTGGACATATACGAGCAGCGCCTGGAGGAGGCGGAGTACCTGGCcggcgacaagttcaccatcgccgACCTGTCGCACCTGCCCAACGCCGACCGCCTCGCCGCCGACCCGCGCTCCCGCCGCATGTTCCAGCGCCGCAAGAACGTCAGCCGCTGGTGGGACAAGGTCTCGCAGCGGGAGGCCTGGGCCTACGTCAAGAGCCTGCAGCGCCCTCCCACGTCCATCGGCGCCGGCGCCGACGCCGCGCAGAACCAGCAGCAGCCGCGGACCGTCGAGGCGCGGGACGGCAGCAGCAACAGCCACAACTACCAGCGCGACCAGTACGCCGACGCGAGCGACGGCGGCAGCAACTACCAGCGCAACCAGTCCGGCGAGCACAGCGACTACCAGCAGAGCCGGACGGGCGACGCGCGGTACTGA
- the LOC119304020 gene encoding glutathione S-transferase F8, chloroplastic-like: MAAGLQVFGQPASTDVARVLTCLFEKNLEFELVRIDTFKREHKLPEFIKLRDPTGQVTFKHGDKTLVDSRAICRYLCTQFPEDGNRGIYGTGSLERASIEQWLQAESQSFDAPSSELVFHLAFAPQLNMLPDEARIAENERKLQQMLGVYDEILAKNQYLAGDEFTLADLSHLPASHYIAGSQRGRKLFTSKRHVARWYDAISSRASWQQVVKMQHEHPGTFE; encoded by the exons ATGGCGGCGGGTCTGCAGGTGTTCGGGCAGCCGGCGTCGACTGACGTGGCCAGGGTGCTCACCTGCCTCTTCGAGAAGAACCTCGAGTTCGAGCTCGTCCGCATCGACACCTTCAAGAGGGAGCACAAGCTGCCCGAGTTCATCAAGCTAAGG GATCCTACCGGGCAGGTGACTTTCAAGCATGGTGACAAGACCCTTGTTG ATTCAAGGGCGATATGCCGCTACCTATGCACCCAGTTCCCGGAGGACGGCAACCGCGGGATCTACGGCACGGGGTCGCTGGAGCGCGCGTCCATAGAGCAGTGGCTCCAGGCGGAGTCGCAGAGCTTCGACGCCCCGAGCTCGGAGCTGGTCTTCCACCTGGCCTTCGCGCCGCAGCTTAACATGCTCCCCGACGAGGCCCGCATCGCGGAGAACGAGAGGAAGCTGCAGCAGATGCTCGGCGTCTACGACGAGATCCTCGCCAAGAACCagtacctcgccggcgacgagttcACGCTCGCCGACCTCTCCCACCTGCCGGCCTCCCACTACATCGCCGGCTCCCAGAGGGGCAGGAAGCTCTTCACCTCCAAGAGGCACGTGGCCAGGTGGTACGACGCCATCTCCAGCCGCGCCTCGTGGCAGCAGGTGGTCAAGATGCAGCACGAGCACCCCGGCACCTTCGAGTGA